A region of the Leptospiraceae bacterium genome:
AAAATTTTGACGACCAAGTAAAACAAGATCATGTTGCCGGGCAAAATGGTGTAGGTATTTCCTTAGTAAGAATGGTGTCTAATTTTTTTAGAGTCACTACCAACAACAAAGGGCAATCTTATAAAAAACTATTTAGCGTACACGATGATGTTAAAAAATTAATTCGCAGCTTCAAATTTTCTCCAGAAGATTTCGAAAAAGTAATTCTCTATTATGATGAGCACGGTAAATTTACAGATTGTCCACTACTAACTAAAGACCATTTATCCAAACTACAATCTCTCATGGAAAAAACTTTCATGATTGAAACCATTAAATCTTGCGGTGACGAACATGGAACAACTGTAGAGTTCGAACTTGAGCCAAAGTTTTTTAACAAACTAGACACAAAGTACAATCCTGATCTGATGCGTCAGTATCTACAGGATATTGCAATGACAAATCCTGGACTTGAAGTTCAGTTCCATCATAAAAATAAATCAGATAAGTTTAAGTTCAAAAAAGGAATGGAAGAAATTTTTCTGAATTCTGATTTAACTTATTACAAAATGGAATACAAAGATCCAAACTCTGCGTCTCAAATCAATCTCGAAACCTACTTTGTAATTGGGCAAAATAAAACTCTAACGTGGGTTAACTCCAATTTTGCGGTTCAAGGTGGTTCGGCGATTGAATACTTGGAAAATAGAATTTGTGATGAAGTCAGAAAAAAAAGTCAAATTACAGCTCTCGAGAAAAAATTAAAAACACAATCTACACGAAATGATGTTAGAAATTGTTTTCATATGTATGTCAACTTACGAATTCTTAATCCTCGTTTTAAATCACAGGATAAATCCTATTTGATTAATGACTTAAACGAAGACATGCGAAATGCAGTTGATAAGAGTCTAGACAAACTAATTAAAAAAACTGACTTAATTGAAGAAGTTAAGATGCAGATGGAAAAAAGAACGCAACTCAAAGAGTTAGAAGATGCACAAAAAGGTCTTCGTAAAGCGTCTAAGAACAATATACCCAAACTCATGCAACCAACTGGTAAACCAAGTGATGTCGGCAGAGTGTTGTTTGTCGCTGAGGGAGATTCTGCTATTGCAGGTTTACGTCCAGCTAGAAATCCAAAACTCCACGGCTTATTCCCATTACGCGGTAAACCACTTAACTGTAAAGGTATGAGTCTTGCTAAAGCACTCGCAAACGAAGAAATGAAAAATATTGTGGCTATTCTTGGTTTGCCGATAAACGAAAAACTCAAAGATCCAAAAGAGCTCAATTATGATAAAGTAAGCATTATAACCGACGCGGATTTTGACGGTTACGCAATTCGTTCTCTCATGCTTTCCTTTTTCTACGAATACTGGCCTGAACTATTTGACTTCGGTGTTATCCATATTTCTGCCGCTCCCCTTTTTGAGGTCGATGTAAAATGGAAAGAAGGCAAAAAAGAAACGATCTTCTGCATCGACGATAAAGACTACGACAAACTTATGGAACGTATCCGTAAAAACGGCGGAGAGATGGTCAGAAAGAAAAGAAATAAAGGTTTAGGCGAAACAGGTAAGGAAGCCATGAAATTCGCTGTAGACGAATGTATGACTAAAATTACATTATCTAACCGCAAAACTGCCCAAAAGACTCAAGACCTTTGGTTTCACAAAGACTTCGCCGAACAAAGACGAGATGCGATTTCCGAGTATTCGATGGCGGTGATTCAGGACTAATGGTTAATGGTTAATGGAAGATTGGGGTTGGTTGATTATTTTTGCATTGAAATCCCCTGATTTTCTAGGCATTGATTGACTACACTGAGAAGATGACTTATCTTTTATTTTTGCGTAGGCTCGATGAATTGCAAACTCTGAAAGAGAAAAAAGCGGCTACTCTTAAAAAGCCGATAGAAGAGCCGATTTACAAAACCTCCGAAACCAATTTGCGTTGGAGTCATTTTAAAAATACAGATCCCGAAGTCATGTTCGAGTTGTTTCGAAAGAAAGATGGAATTTTTGATTTTCTAAAAAATGTAGGAAGTAAAGATTCTACTTTTTCTAAGTTCATGAAGGGCGCGACGTTTATGATTCCGACTCCGCGACTTCTAGCGCAAGTTGTAGAAATGCTTTCCAACTTAGACATGAGCGACAGAGACACAAAAGGGGATGTTTACGAGTATCTCCTCGGAAAAATTGCAAGTGCAGGAAGAAACGGTCAGTTTAGAACTCCACGGCATATCATTAGCCTGATGGTGGAATTAGTCAAACCTACAATCGAAGACATCATCTGTGATCCTGCTTCTGGAACGTCCGGCTTTCTAGTGGCTAGTAGTGAGTATGTGCGAAGGAATTTTGAAAACGAATTGTATGACAAAAAACACAAATTGCATTTCCAAGAGAAAATGTTTATGGGAATGGAATTTGACCCTACCATGATTCGTATCGGTGCTATGAACCTAATCTTGCACGGTATCGAAAATCCTCATCTCATTGACGTGGACGCACTCAGTGAGGCTAACGCCAATTTTGCCGAAGACGCCACTCTCATTCTAGCAAATCCTCCTTTCAAAGGAAGTCTCGACCGCGGTGCTGTAGACAAGAAAGTGTTAAAGATTGTAGACAGCACTAAGACCGAGCTTTTATTCATTGCCTTAATTCTGCGTGGTTTGAAGTTAGGCGGTAGAGCTGCTGTGATTGTGCCCGATGGTGTATTGTTCGGTAGTAGCAATGCACATTTACAAATCCGAAAAGAATTAATCGACAATCAAAAACTCCAAGCCGTAATCAGTATGCCAAGCGGTGTATTCAAACCCTATGCCGGTGTAAGCACTGCCATTATCCTCTTCACCAAAACAAATAGCGGAGGCACCGACCACGTTTGGTTCTATGATATGCAGTCTGACGGTTTCAGCCTAGACGATAAGCGTCAACCCCTCGACTCAAGCGACATCCCCGATATTCAAAAACGTTTTCAACATCTAAAAGCCGAATCCAAACGCGCTCGAACCGACCAAAGTTTCCTTGTTCCCAAGTCCGAAATCGTCGCCAACAAATACGACCTAAGCATCAACCGCTACAAAGAAATCGAACACGAGGAAAAATCTTACTCATCTCCCTCTGACTTAATCGAACAAATCGAATCCATCGACAAAGAACGATTAGCTTTATTAAAGCAATTGAAGGGGTTGTTGAAGTGAGGGACTTTAAAAGATTACCACCGATGAACACGGATGAACACCGATGTTTGGGATTAAGATTTTTCACCGCGAAGCACGCGAAGAACACGAAGGTTAGGAATTAAGCAATGCAAGTAGAAACAACATCATCAATTGATTTGATTATAGAAGAATACAAGAAACATGTAGACAGGACTCTACTCGAAGAAAATTTGAAACTATCGTATACAGAGCGAGTAGAAAAATTGCAAAGACTTCTAAGAACATTTGAAGAATTAAAAAACGCTAAGAGGCTAAAATCAACATGACTGAATTTGAAAAATTGATTCAAGTATTAGATGAGAATAATATTGATTATATCCTCATTGGTGGTTTTGCAGGAGCAGTTCACGGATCTGCTAGATTAACTTCTGATATTGATATTGTCTATAAAAGATCTAAGGATAATATTAAAAAGCTTGTGACTGCTTTAAAAAATCATAAACCCTATCTCAGGGGCGCACCGGAAGGTTTACCTTTTGTATTTGATGAAAAAACAATCGAAAGCGGGTTAAATTTTACTCTTACTACTGACATAGGATACATTGATTTATTAGCAGAAGTTCCAGGTGGTAATTACGATAATATTTTACCTGACACTATTCTTGTAGATGTATTCAATCGCAAGATATGCTGTGTGAATTTAAAAAGATTGATTCAATTAAAACGTGCCAGTGGAAGACCAAAAGACTTCGAAGCAATTTCAGAATTAGAAATCTTGCAAGAAAAAGAAAGTAAGTGAGTTTAGAATCGATGGATATGTGTAGAAATAAAAAAAGCAATCTTTTGCATCCCGTGCCAATACTGGCAACCCCTACAGGTGCAGGTTATGAATTACAAAAATTGCTCAATTGGAATCTATTCTTATTTTCGGAAAAAAACAAGCTATTTTTTAAGGAAATAAATCGAGAAATGGGAAATGTTGCGGTGGAAGGATGACTATATAAAAATGGAAATTTCAAAAAAGAGATAGGAGAAATATTCTTATGAGTGTAAAAAAAGATAAGAGCCAACGATTATTAGTCCACTCAAAAGCGAAAGTGAGATTGTATAAAGAATACTTGACTGCCTATTTATCAATATTAGGTATTTCTAATTTTCATTCGATTTCTATTTATGATATGTTTGCAGGAGAAGGTCAGTATGGAGAGGATTTTGGAAGTTCGATAGTAGCTTACGATGTAATTGTTGAATATTTGAAAAAATATCCAAGCAATCCGGCGATTATAAAATATCATATTAATGATTCTGGATTTTCTATGTTTGATAAAACAACAAAGAAGATTGATAAAATAAAAAGTATTATCGCGGGGAAAAATTTTACATCAGATAAATTGGAAATTCAATACAAAGACAAAGAATTTAATGATACGATAGAAACAATACGTCAAGAATTATCTAGTTTAAAAGAATCAGAAAGAGTGATTGTTTTTCTTGATCCGTATGGATACAAAGATATTCGATTTCAAACTCTTGCTAGTTTTTTAAAGAACAAGAAAACAGAAGTTTTGCTTTTCATTCCTATAAATAATATTTTTAGATTCGCAAATAAAACATTGAAAGACAAAAGCTATGCCTTAAGTTCAGGAAAGCATATTCAAGAATTTCTAAGCGATTACGGTATAACAGTTGAAAACATTGTAAGCGATAACGTAAATTTTATTGAACAAATCAGAGATAAACTAAAAGAAAAACTATCAGGTATTTACGTTGACTATTTTAAAATTCATAAAGGGAAAAGTCAAATCTATGTTCTATACTTCCTTACAAGTAATAAATTAGGCTATCAAAAAATGGTTGATGTAAAATGGAATATTGATTCTTCTGAGGGTAAAGGCTATTCTCCGCAATCGTATGGAATGGACAATTTATTTTCAGGAAATACTTCTACGCTAGATTCTAAACTAAAAGATTTTCTTTTAACAAAACGCAATAACCGAGAAGTAAGAGATTTTATCTATGACTGTGGATATACTGCTAAGCAAGGAAAACAATTGTTAGAGTATTGGGAAAATGAGAAAATGATTTTAGTCGAAGGGAAGGAAAGACAAAAGAGCGGATTTTATATTTCCAATGCAAAAGAAGAAATCAAAGTAACAATAGTTTATAAAACTGGAACAAAAGGAATAATATAATGTCATATAAATCTTCTATAGAATGGACGGATGCAACTTGGAATCCTACGAGAGGATGCACAAAGATTAGTGCAGGGTGTAAGAATTGTTATGCGGAAACATTAGCCGAAAGATTCAGAGGAGTTCCCAATCATCCTTTTGAATTCGGATTTGATTTAAAACTAATTCCTGAAAAATTATATGACCCAATTAAATGGCAAACACCTAAAAAAATTTTTGTAAACTCAATGAGTGATCTATTTCATAAAGATATTCCCGATGAATACATCTATAAAGTATTTTCGATTATGAAAATAGCCGATTGGCATACCTACCAAGTTTTAACCAAGCGACCAGAACGTATGAAAAAAATGTTCGACTCAATACTATCTGAATTTTCCAACCTATCCCATATCTGGCTAGGTGTGAGTGTTGAAAATCAGAAACAGGGGATACCTAGAATTAACCTCTTGAGAAATACAAACGTGAGTGTAAGATTTCTTTCTATCGAACCTCTTTTAGAAGATTTAGGAATACTCGATTTGAAAAATATGAATTGGGTAATCGTAGGCGGAGAAAGTGGAAATCATGCTAGACCAATGGAAGAATCCTGGGTCATCTCGATTCAAAAGCAATGCCAAAAAGCAAAAGTTCCTTTCTTCTTCAAACAATGGGGTGGAGTTCGTAAACATCTCACCGGTAGAGAACTGCGCGGAAACTATTACAATGAGTTACCGAAGTATCAAATGAATACCGTTCCGATTAATTCTATTCGACAAGAAAAATTTCAACTGGCTAAGGCAATTTAGTATATGAAGTTGGGATTTAAAAGATTACCACCGATGAATGGTTCGACACGCACGCTCGGATGCTGCTGCTCACCACGGCGCACCAATGCAAACGTATTAGGATTGGTGGTTAATGCTTGTTATGCTAACGATAACGCTGGTGGTATGCGATTGTCATTCCCGAAATTTTCAGTCGGGAATCTCAAATACGAGAAAGCAATACTTGATTCAAGAATTAAGATTTTTCACCACGAAGCACGCGAAGAACACGAAGGTTTGGGGTTAATGGTGGTTATACTATGAAATGGGAAATGGTGAAGTTGGGGGATATATGCGATTTGTCACAAGGAATTCAAGTAGATATTAAAGATCAAAGTTTAACGAAAAAAGGAAATCAAGTTAGGTTCTTGCGGATAATAGACTTTACTCAGGGAGGAGATGCACCAAGATACATTGACAATCCAGGGGAAAGATACTTTTTAAAAGAAAATGATTTAGCTTTAGTTAGATACGGTTCTACAGGATTTGTATGTAGAGGGTTAGAAGGTGTAATTGCTAATAACCTTTTTAAAGTGACGCCAAAACAAAACACTATAACAAATGATTTTTTATATTGGATATTAATTTCAGATAACTTTCAAAACTTTGTAAAATTAAATAATAAGGGTGCCGCATTACAGGCTATTAGCTTTGGACAAATTAAAGCCTTCCAAATCCCTCTTCCTCCTCTCTCTGTGCAGAAAGAAATTGCGGAGATATTGGATACTGCCGATGCACTGCGCAAGAAAGACAACGAGCTTCTAAAAAAATACGACGAACTAGCCCAGTCCATCTTCATAGAAATGTTCGGCGACCCAGTAAGAAATGAGAAAGGATGGGAAGTGAAGAAGTTGGGGGATTGTATTGAATTTCTTACAAGTGGCTCAAGAGGGTGGGCTAAATATTATAGTGATAAAGGTGAAATCTTTCTAAGAATAAATAACGTAGGATACAATGAATTAAAAATTAAAAATCTAGCTTATGTGAATGCCCCTGAAAATGCGGAGGCTAAACGAACTGAAGTAAAATCTGGAGATATATTATTATCTATTACAGCAGATATAGGGAGAACATGCGTAATCCCCGATAATTTTTCTAAAGCATTTATTAATCAACATTTAACACTTATTAGATTAACAAAAGATTTTGTTCCATACTATGTATCCCAATTATTATCAACAAATTATGGACAAAATCAAATACATAAATTAAATAAAGGAGGAGTTAAAGCTGGATTAAATTTTGATGATATAAAATCTATTGGTTTATTAAAACCTCCATTCGAATTGCAAGTAAAATACAATATGATTGCAAATCAATTAAGAAATCAAATTGATAAGATTAATGTTGCCATTACCCACACCAACAATCTATTCCACTCACTACTACAAAAAGCATTCAAGGGTGAACTGACGTAAACCCCTTCGATGCACAGACAATAGAAACATCGGTGTTCATCCGTGTCCATCGGTGGTAAAATCTTACTTTCTCTCACTTGAGATTCCCGACAGAAAATTTCGGGAATGACAATGATTACCCACACCAACAATCTATTCCACTCGCTACTACAAAAAGCATTCAAAGGTGAGCTAACATAAATTCCTTTGACGCACAGACAATAAAAACATCGGTGTCCATCGGTGTCCATCTGTGTCCATCTGTGTTCATCCGTGTTCATCCGTGGTTAATCTTCGATCAGCGGTAATCTTTTACCCAAAAAATGACTTGCCAATTTAATTAAAGTAGGTAGTAATAAAAAGTATGGACTATAAAACTAGAATTACATCTGATCCGGGAATTATGCTTGGAAAGCCAATCATCAAAGGCACAAGAATTACAATAGAACTAATCTTACGTAAACTATCAGAAAAGAATTCTATCGAAAAATTATTACAATCCTATCCTCATTTAGAAGCGGCTGATATATATGCCGCTTTAAGTTATGCGGCTGACATGCTTTCTAAGGAAGAGCTCATTGCAAGTTAGAATTATCGCAGACGAAAATATCGATGCCTATATTATTGAGTCATTGCGAAATGAGAATTATGAAGTTTTATCAATTCGTGAAAGCTATCGCGGGATCAAAGATATTGAAATCATCGTGATGGCAAACCAAAGAGAATGTTTGATTCTAACGGAAGACAAAGATTTTGGCGAATGGATTTTTTCTCATAAATCAGAATCTGCAGGAGTTATTTTTCTGAGATACGAAGATAAAGACATGGAAGAAATAATTTTTGCCGTCAAAAAAATTCTTTCTGAATACGGAGAAAATCTTTATGGAAAATTTAGCGTCGTAACAAAACGCAAAATTCGAATCCGAGATATAATAGATAAGATATTCTAATAAACTAACAACCATTACCCACACTAACAATCTATTCCATTCACTACTACAAAAAGCATTCAAGGGTGAGTTGACGTAAATCCCTCCGACGCACCGACAAGAAAAAATATCCGTGTTCAAACTCAATAGCACTAGCGTTGCTTCTTTGGGGCGCAACATAATGTGGTTAATCTTTTATTCGTTGTGAAAAAATAGATTGACCAAATTTATAGAAACGGTATATTTCTAAAGAAGGAGATGTATATGGACTTTTATTCAATAATTATAACTACGTTAGCAGTCTCTTTCAGTGTGATTTCTCTTACGCTGATAATTATACGAATTGTAAAGAAGCAGGTTTTAAAAGAGTTAAAGAAAGAGGGATATTGAGAGATTCTTTACTTGCGTTTATTGTTTCTATATGGATTGGTTTGATTGTTGCCTTAATCGAGACCTATCAATGGGGACAAGCTTTTTACAAAATACTAATGACCGTCATTGCTGTATCTAGTTTTATTCTAATGCTATGGCAGATTTTTCTTAACGATAGAGAAAAATAAACTAACAACTATTAACCACACCAACAACCTATTCCATTCACTACTACAAAAAGCATTCAAAGGTGAGTTGACGTAAATCCCTTCGCGAACTTCGTGCCCTTCGCGGTGAAAAGAGTTTAACCACATTATGTTGCGACCCTTAGGGAGCAACATTGAGTTTACACGCGAAGAACACGAAGGTTCGGAATTGAGCAATGCAAATAAATATAGCAACTCATTATAAATCCCTTCGACGCACAGACAAGAAAAACATCGGTGTCCATCGGTGGTAATCTTTTAACACTTTTTTTAATTGACAATTATAAAAAACAGAAATTTACTAGAAATGCTATGGTGCTTGTTGACAAACAAACTCTAATTCATTGGATGCTTCTTGATTCGCTTTCAAAAGAAAGTCATTATCGAGAGAAGATTTCCATATTTAAAAACAAATACAAAACTGATTTTCTAACATTTCAAAGCCGCGTTGAAAATGCCGAGAAAGAGTCATTCGAAGAATGGGATGATTATATTGAATGGGATGCCTATGAAGGATTTTTAAGTCGTATAAAGGAACGAGTAAGTGACATCCGAAACGGAAATATTCAATTGGTTGGATAATAGCCAAATTGTATCTCGCTACGAAGTTTTAGATTTTCAAGAGGATAATGAAAGTTATTTACTCAAACTGAAAATCGAGTTTACAGATAAATCAGAACTGTTCACGAGAGAATCTATAAAAAGGAATCTTAGAAAATATTCCTTTCACTGGCAATCAGAAGATGGACTCCTTATTATACGATGGGATAATGCAAATCATCATCGGGAGTTAGCAACCTTTCCTCATCACCGTCACGAACAAAACGAAGACAATGTAATGGAAAATAAAGAAGTCGCGTTAATAGATATTTTGAAATTTATTCTAAATAAGTTTTTTAAGGATTAATCTTTATGAAAACTATTATTAAAAGACAAAAGCGAACTATCGGGGCAATTGTGAAAGTTCCATTCATCCAGATCATTTTTTTCTAGTTGAAAACGGGGTTCGTCGCCCCGCAACAAAAGAAGACTGTAAAGGACTGGAACGTTCTGCTGTCTGGACTCCAGAAGGTATACAACGAAGATTAAACGATCACTACGCAGGTCGTAAAAATTATTACATCGAAAAGGATGAAAACCTTGAAGGATATATTTCTTCATCAGTTAAAAAAGTAAAAGTAGCTTAGTAAGATTTTAAGATAATTCTCATTACCCGCCCCAACAGTTAATAATTCACTACTAAAAAAGCATTCAAGGGTTAACTAACTTAATAGAAACTCCGGTAAACTTCCGCTCTTTCCAATCCGATAAAGAGTAAAGAGATGAGTAATTTTACTTTCCTAAAACCAAATTGGACTGTGCTTTCAGATGACCCAATCGAAGCAGAGAAAAATGTATATCGCGCGCCGATGTATACTGCTATGCTTTGCAGGAAGAATTTAGAAGATTGGGTAAGATTTATTTTTGAGCATGATGCTGATTTGGAACTTCCTTATGATGACTCTCTTAGTTCCCTATTACATGATGAAAAATTTAAAACGTTAGTCGGAAGAGATAGATTTACTCAATTAAATCTTATTCGTAAACTCGGAAACACCGCAGTTCATACGAAGGCAAAGATTCAGACAAATGAAGCACTGTATGGGGTAAAACTTCTACATGGATTTACTTCCTGGGTAGTTCGGGTCTATAGCCAAAAGAAGCCAGAAATTCCAGCGTTTGAAGAGTCGTTAATTCCACAAGAAACAGGAAAAGATAAAACAAAAGAAGAACTAAAAAATCTTGAACTAAAATTTCACGAGCAACAGAGTGAATTAAAAAAAGTTAAGGAAGAATTAGAAAAATACAAAGCGGCTAAGGAAGGTTATCTACCACTCTCCGAGCCAGTTGTAAAAGATATAACAGAAGCTGAAACTAGAAAGATTTATATTGATACACTTCTCAGAGAAGCAGGTTGGGATCCATACGGGAAAAATGTTCGAGAATATTCGATTAAAAATTGTATTCCGCAGGCAGACAAATCACTTGGTGACGGTTTTGCTGACTACGTTCTCTGGGGGGATAATGGCAAACCGCTAGCTGTAGTAGAAGCCAAACGAACAGCGAGAGACAAAGACACAGGAAGAGAACAAGCTAGACTCTACGCAAATGGATTAGAAAGAGATTTTGGACAACGTCCTATTGTGTTTTATTCCAACGGCTATGAGACCGGTATATGGGATGACACACATTATCCGCCACGTAATGTATTTGGATTTTATACAAAAGATGAACTAGAATTACTCATCCAGAGACGAACTTCTAAAAAGTCACTTGCTAGTGAAACAATCAATTTAGCAATTACGGAAAGACCTTACCAACAAGAAGCAATACGAAGAGTAGCCGAAGCATTAGAGCGAAAACAAAGAGATGCACTCCTCATCATGTCAACGGGAACAGGCAAAACAAGAGTTGCCGCTTCTATCGTTGATTTTTTGAGCAAAGCTAATTGGGCAAAAAGAGTTTTATTTCTTGCGGATAGAATTCCACTTGTAGAGCAAGCAAAGAAAAGTTTTAATGAGTGTCTACCGAATTTGCCTGGAGTGAATTTGGTTGAAGAAAAAGAAGATGATAGTAGTCGAATTGTATTTTCCACCTATCAAACCCTAATCAATCTAATTGATGGTGAAACAGATGGAGACAATCGATTGTATGGTGTAGGTCATTTTGATGTAATTATATTTGATGAGATTCATCGCTCCGTTTACAATCGTTACAAAGCTATTTTTAAATACTTTGATGGGATTAGAATTGGGCTCACCGCAACCCCTAAAACGGAAACAAGTAAGGATACGTATGAACTGTTTGGAATGGAAGCGAATAATCCAACGTTTGCGTATGAATTAGACTAGGCGGTGCGAGATGGTTTCTTAGTTCCACCTGTTGCGATATCCGTGCCTACAAAGTTTCATCGAGAAGGAATTAAATACTCCGAGTTAAGCGAAGAGGAAAAAGCTGAGTACGAAGAAAAATTTTCTGATCCAATCACAGAGGAATTGGTAAAACAAGAAATAGAATCAGATGCACTCAATGATTGGTTGTTTAATGCAAATACAGTAGACCAAATTCTATCTCATATTATGCAAAATGGAATCAAAGTAGAAGGTGGAGATAAACTTGCAAAGACAATGATATTTGCTCGTTCCCACAGTCATGCTAAGTTTATAGAAGAGAGATTCAACAAGCAATTCAAACAATACAGAGGAGAATTCTTACGAGTAATCGACTACCAAGAAGAACAAAGAAAATCTTTACTAGAATCTTTTAAGGATAACGAACGTTTTCCGCAAATTGCAGTTTCGGTAGATATGCTAGATACCGGAATAGATGTCCCAGAAGTTTCTAATTTGGTTTTTTACAAACCAGTAAAGAGTCTTACAAAATTCTGGCAGATGGTCGGACGCGGGACGAGACTTTGCAAAAATCTACTTGGTATCGGGTTACACAAAAAAGAATTTCTCATCTTTGACTTTTGCGAGAACTTTGAATTCTTTGCCGTTAACCCCAAAGGCATTAAGACCAACACAGCAAAATCATTAAGCCAAAGACTTTTTGAATTAAGATTAAGGCTTGCTGTTGTTCTCTCCAAAGAAGAAAATCCTGAATTAAAAGGCTATTCCGAACAAATCTTAACTCGACTAGTAGAACAAACACAAGCACTTGACCTACAGAGTTTTATAGTTCGGCAGAATCTACAAGTTGTAGAAAAGTATAGAGATATGCAAGCATGGAATGACTTGAGCGACTTAGATATAAAAGAAATCTTCGATCATATCGCGCCTATCGTTCCAGAAAAAGATACAGATGAAAAAGCAAAACGATTTGATACGATTCTATTTGATCTACAGCTACGAACACAGATTGGTGGAAAATCCATTGATGACTTAGTAAAAAGAGTCAAATCAGTAGCAGGTCAATTAAGCAAAAAAGGAAACCTCCCAAAAGTTGCCGAGAAAATGGATATTATCCGCGAAATCCAAGAAGATAGTTTTTGGAAAAATGCAGGAATTCCTTCACTAGAAAAAATACGAATAGAACTTAGGGATTTAGCCAAGTTCCTAGATACCGAGTCTACTCCTATCATCTATACCAATTTTGAAGACGAAATAGGAGATGGGACTATAAAAGATTTATCCTTTAATTTGAATGATCTAGATACCTACAAACGAAAAGTAGAAAGGTACCTCAAAGAAAATAATAATCATACAACTATTTATAAAATCAGAAATAATCTACAAATTACACAAACAGATATTAAAGAATTAGAGCGTATGCTTTTTGATC
Encoded here:
- a CDS encoding DEAD/DEAH box helicase family protein, whose translation is MSNFTFLKPNWTVLSDDPIEAEKNVYRAPMYTAMLCRKNLEDWVRFIFEHDADLELPYDDSLSSLLHDEKFKTLVGRDRFTQLNLIRKLGNTAVHTKAKIQTNEALYGVKLLHGFTSWVVRVYSQKKPEIPAFEESLIPQETGKDKTKEELKNLELKFHEQQSELKKVKEELEKYKAAKEGYLPLSEPVVKDITEAETRKIYIDTLLREAGWDPYGKNVREYSIKNCIPQADKSLGDGFADYVLWGDNGKPLAVVEAKRTARDKDTGREQARLYANGLERDFGQRPIVFYSNGYETGIWDDTHYPPRNVFGFYTKDELELLIQRRTSKKSLASETINLAITERPYQQEAIRRVAEALERKQRDALLIMSTGTGKTRVAASIVDFLSKANWAKRVLFLADRIPLVEQAKKSFNECLPNLPGVNLVEEKEDDSSRIVFSTYQTLINLIDGETDGDNRLYGVGHFDVIIFDEIHRSVYNRYKAIFKYFDGIRIGLTATPKTETSKDTYELFGMEANNPTFAYELD